From Mytilus edulis chromosome 8, xbMytEdul2.2, whole genome shotgun sequence, one genomic window encodes:
- the LOC139485201 gene encoding tripartite motif-containing protein 2-like, producing the protein MSTADPLQCMICSKRHKDPRILECFHSFCRECIDKHINKIEAKASFACPMCRTEIVIPKSGVKGFKVNYYIRAIQASAAFSTFSNCDKCKPETVEAVDRCLECESNYCDTCSNRHIDTDGHRDHHVIKLSKPETKSITQLSHKSYCEKHKEENKFYCMLCEIPVCKECVAKVSDHKGHKYKGIQEGAKEKREKVNPMIKSMHEYLPCLQDYVKEMVDSKKLLDGYSQEAITNIKNRCQFLKDQIDKVGNNLIAEVDSHKNGENERIDKHIEVTQHTITSVSSINNSVEEILNLGNDAEVVLMCQRVQNRFKHVDKEIPQSGLKSCKSTTFHVGADDAKCLEDMVGYCDDTDIKMPFLPLPWGLRIALQFDVQLLFSFKVSEVMDTIHAIAPISDKEAWICCGWGTNQMHLFSNKGVKLRTQKLDIQIDDIHGRPNGEVYISSYDGKKLVKLDQDLNVKDFVKLNWYPGGITFTKKNQLLVCAVDSYVTTRGQASRRMVIRMNEAGQILDQIEEDGCQEIFCAPYRLHQNMLGDICVSDREENNVRITTLSTQGVVKHYYRGPSEIALKKPFNPFGVVADKSGNVLVADWSNHAVHLLDLSGQFIGFLLSEKDGIRGPNAMALDKEGHLWVGDTKSTVWIYKYARKGENGTQSPSTSQ; encoded by the coding sequence ATGTCTACTGCGGATCCTCTTCAGTGTATGATATGTAGCAAGAGACATAAAGATCCAAGGATACTAGAGTGCTTTCATTCTTTCTGTCGAGAATGTATAGACAAACACATTAACAAAATCGAAGCTAAAGCATCATTCGCATGTCCTATGTGTCGAACGGAAATAGTAATTCCAAAATCTGGAGTGAAAGGTTTCAAAGTTAACTACTACATACGGGCTATTCAGGCCAGTGCTGCATTTTCAACGTTTTCAAACTGTGATAAATGTAAGCCAGAGACAGTGGAAGCTGTAGATCGTTGCCTAGAATGTGAAAGTAATTACTGTGATACATGTAGTAATCGTCATATTGACACGGATGGTCACCGAGATCATCATGTCATCAAATTGTCAAAACCCGAGACAAAAAGTATAACTCAACTGTCACACAAGTCATACTGTGAAAAACACAAAGAGGAAAACAAATTCTACTGCATGCTTTGCGAAATTCCTGTCTGTAAGGAATGTGTTGCTAAAGTTTCAGACCACAAGGGACACAAATACAAAGGCATCCAGGAAGGCGCGAAAGAAAAACGTGAGAAAGTAAATCCAATGATTAAAAGTATGCATGAGTATCTGCCTTGTCTCCAAGACTACGTGAAAGAAATGGTGGACTCTAAAAAACTGCTAGACGGTTACTCACAAGAAGCTATCACAAATATCAAAAACAGATGTCAATTTCTAAAGGATCAAATTGACAAAGTTGGAAACAATCTGATTGCAGAAGTGGACAGTCACAAAAACGGTGAAAACGAACGCATTGACAAACATATAGAAGTTACACAACATACAATCACTTCAGTATCTTCTATAAACAATTCCGTTGAGGAGATACTAAATCTTGGAAATGACGCAGAAGTTGTTCTGATGTGTCAAAGAGTCCAAAATCGTTTTAAACATGTGGATAAAGAAATTCCACAGTCGGGCCTGAAATCTTGTAAAAGCACGACATTTCATGTTGGCGCCGATGATGCCAAATGCTTGGAAGATATGGTAGGGTATTGTGATGATACGGATATTAAAATGCCATTTCTACCCTTACCATGGGGTCTGAGAATAGCTTTACAATTTGATGTCCAGCTTTTGTTCAGTTTCAAAGTTTCAGAAGTTATGGACACAATTCATGCGATAGCGCCAATATCCGATAAGGAAGCATGGATATGCTGTGGATGGGGAACCAATCAGATGCATCTATTTTCAAATAAAGGTGTAAAACTACGTACACAGAAGTTGGACATACAAATAGATGATATTCACGGACGTCCGAATGGCGAGGTATATATTTCTAGCTATGACGGGAAGAAACTCGTTAAACTTGACCAAGACTTAAATGTGAAAGATTTTGTAAAACTTAATTGGTATCCTGGAGGGATAACTTTCACAAAGAAGAACCAACTGTTAGTATGTGCCGTAGACAGCTATGTGACTACACGAGGTCAGGCGTCACGAAGGATGGTTATCAGAATGAACGAAGCAGGACAGATTTTGGACCAAATCGAGGAAGACGGTTGCCAGGAAATATTTTGCGCACCATATAGACTTCATCAAAATATGCTTGGTGATATTTGCGTTTCCGATCGTGAAGAAAACAATGTAAGAATAACTACCCTCAGCACACAGGGTGTTGTTAAACATTATTACCGTGGACCGTCCGAAATTGCTTTGAAGAAACCATTTAATCCTTTTGGTGTAGTTGCTGACAAGTCGGGCAACGTGTTAGTCGCAGATTGGAGTAACCACGCTGTTCATTTGTTGGACTTAAGCGGTCAGTTTATCGGATTCCTCTTGTCTGAAAAGGACGGAATACGTGGTCCAAACGCAATGGCCTTGGACAAAGAAGGACACTTATGGGTTGGTGATACTAAATCGACAGTATGGATATACAAATATGCTAGAAAAGGGGAGAATGGTACCCAGTCTCCATCCACGAGTCAGTAA